The Scomber japonicus isolate fScoJap1 chromosome 21, fScoJap1.pri, whole genome shotgun sequence region taatatatatatatataattttctaAAGGTGTCTACGTGAGAATAGGTACATGGTTTGAGTCTTAAATAGAAAAGGTGCTGGTGTCTTGATCTTCTGAATCAGACTGTGATTGCGTTTGATTGCGCGTGTTGAGTGCAATCTCCACCGCCGGCTCTTCGTTGACATGTGTCGAGTGTCTCCCAAGACGCTGTCCAAGACGCTTGGCAGCCTTGAGGACGTGTCCCCTGAAGGAGGAACCAATGAATGCATAGAGGACAGGGTTAATGCAGGCGTGAGTCAGTGCCAGGCTCTCTGTCACTTGGAGAGCGTGATCAAGGCTCTTGCTGACGTCGCAGTTGGTCACAAGAATGTAGATGATGTCCATTGCTCTGCACAGCTTGACCACGTTGTAGGGCAGCTGAGTGAGCAGGAATACGGCCACCACAGCCAGGAGAACCCGCAGGGCGCGCCACTTCCGTTCTCTTCGCACCCCAGCTGCCTGGCTGAGCGCCCGCCCCACGAAGCAGTAGCACACCACCATGACTAAGAAAGGCAGCAGGAATCTGAGGGTTACCTCCAGCAGCTCCAAGGCAGCCTTTGCAGGTCGGGCCATGCTGGGTGGGTAAACAGCTACACAGGCCATCCGGTGGTGGGAATGCTTCACTGTGGAAAAGACAAGCTCAGGAAGTCCAAGAAAACCGGCTACAGCccacaacaccacacacaccaggagCCACTGTTTCCTCGTGCGGGTGCGCGTCCCTGTCCTGCCTGTTGCATTTTGGGCTACAGCTTGGTAGCGATCCACACTGATACATGCCAGCAGCAGCATGCCACAGCTGAAGTTGGTGCTGTAGAGGAAGGAGGTGATCTTGCAGGCTGCCGAACCCAACTTCCAGCCATGGACTGCATCAGCTGCCCAGAAAGGCAGGGTGAGAAGAAGCAACAGGTCCGAAATTGCGAGGTTAAGGATGCACACATCTGTCAGAGTTCGTAGTCGCGGGCGTGATGCAtagaccaccaccaccagagcATTCCCTGCCAGGCCCACCACCAGAGCCAGTGCATAGATGACCGGGAGGAAGACACCGGCAAAAGAGCGCACTGTCTCTTTGTCACAGACAGAGTGTTCGTAATTGTAGTCATAACTGTCATTTAAGCTGGAGTCCTCATCGTCATGATAATAGAAATCCTCCATGTTttgctgcagagaaaaaaaaatgtaaatggaaaaacatttcactttttcacaGATTTGTAGTAGAATAGAACAGAGTGCATTTGTAAACCATGAGCTTCTTTTACATCAGACACAGGAAATGGGAATGGGAATTATTTCTGTATTCTGCATCAAAGGAATCTCGCCTGCATGGTTTCCTTAATGGCTTAAGCCCTGTCTGTCAGAACTGTGTGCGGGCTTTAATAACCCCAGAGAACACAACACTATGAAAGAAGCAGGAAAGAGACTCTCAAAGCATCTAATTACCTTTTGTGTTCAGCTAGTTTGTATTCTGTCGGATACTAAGTGATCTACAGGCTTTAGGAAATCTACCCCTACTACCCCTTTAATCACAATATCTGACTGCAACAAGAAGATAATACCAGTATTCATAAATCTGTCAAAAATGACAGTACAAGCTGATACAACTGATTACTGATCTACTGTGTATTATGTAGGCAGTGTAGTCGCAGCTTGTAAACCCTGATCTGATCTGTGAATACATGGATTTACATGTTCTTACATCATTTTGCCTGGACAGGAAATTTTACGGAAATAGAGATGATCATGACATGCAAGTGCACCAAGGTCTCTGGCCAGATTCAAACCCCAGGATGTTGCTTTACTGTATATGGTAATGTGCTAGTTTAACAGGACATCCTATTGAAGTCAGACTTTATCCAGACCCAGTTGTTGCTCcagatggaaatgtattttctatGGAGGGTTtgtcct contains the following coding sequences:
- the ackr4b gene encoding atypical chemokine receptor 4b; translation: MEDFYYHDDEDSSLNDSYDYNYEHSVCDKETVRSFAGVFLPVIYALALVVGLAGNALVVVVYASRPRLRTLTDVCILNLAISDLLLLLTLPFWAADAVHGWKLGSAACKITSFLYSTNFSCGMLLLACISVDRYQAVAQNATGRTGTRTRTRKQWLLVCVVLWAVAGFLGLPELVFSTVKHSHHRMACVAVYPPSMARPAKAALELLEVTLRFLLPFLVMVVCYCFVGRALSQAAGVRRERKWRALRVLLAVVAVFLLTQLPYNVVKLCRAMDIIYILVTNCDVSKSLDHALQVTESLALTHACINPVLYAFIGSSFRGHVLKAAKRLGQRLGRHSTHVNEEPAVEIALNTRNQTQSQSDSEDQDTSTFSI